One Papaver somniferum cultivar HN1 chromosome 10, ASM357369v1, whole genome shotgun sequence genomic window carries:
- the LOC113318413 gene encoding ribosome biogenesis protein BMS1 homolog isoform X2, whose translation MQEVIGVLTYLDELKYAARKKWIMEDFRANIHEGANIFCLSFLHGMYQKDEIDDLANFLSVMEFHTLSRRAAHPYFLVDHFEDVTSPADVDMDIKCKRDIILFCYIRGCDIKKGTKVHIAGVGDYPLADITLPADPIPLQPVDGNDKQMQINIEEPHLEIESFRRGTYLRFGVLGVPFEMVTNYNPCQPILVGSISRAEDNVGHMQVRLMQHSWHMNMLKTKDPIIVSVGWRRYQTTPIYYQVSYRRHKMLEFTPVGEPCLATFWGPLAPPGARVVAVRSLADNKLAFKSSGTISDSSNS comes from the exons ATGCAAGAGGTTATTGGGGTGCTTACATATCTTGATGAGCTAAAATATGCAGCACGTAAGAAGTGGATCATGGAAGATTTCAGGGCTAATATACACGAAGGAGCTAATATATTCTGCTTGTCTTTTCTTCACGGAAT GTATCAAAAGGATGAAATTGACGATTTGGCAAACTTCTTATCGGTTATGGAATTTCATACTTTGTCGCGGCGAGCTGCACACCCTTATTTCCTGGTAGATCATTTTGAGGATGTCACTTCTCCAGCAGATGTGGATATGGATATAAAATGCAAGAGAGATATAATTTTGTTCTGTTATATCCGAGGTTGTGATATCAAGAAAGGAACTAAG GTGCATATTGCTGGTGTTGGTGATTACCCTTTAGCTGATATTACACTCCCAGCTGACCCTATCCCTTTACAGCCTGTTGACGGCAATGATAAGCAG ATGCAAATTAATATAGAAGAACCACACTTGGAGATTGAAAGTTTCAGAAGAGGGACTTACCTAAGGTTTGGGGTTCTTGGCGTCCCTTTTGAGATGGTTACCAATTACAATCCCTGTCAGCCTATTCTCGTTGGAAGTATCAGTCGTGCAGAAGATAATGTGGGACATATGCAG GTGAGGCTTATGCAGCACAGTTGGCATATGAATATGTTGAAGACAAAAGATCCTATCATTGTTTCAGTTGGTTGGAGAAGGTACCAGACAACACCTATCTATTACCAAGTCTCTTATAGACGGCACAAAATGCTCGAATTCACCCCTGTTGGTGAACCCTGCCTTGCAACCTTTTGGGGCCCTCTCGCGCCTCCCGGTGCTAGAGTTGTTGCTGTACGTAGTTTGGCTGACAATAAG CTTGCATTTAAATCTTCTGGCACCATTTCGGATTCTAGCAACAGCTGA
- the LOC113318413 gene encoding ribosome biogenesis protein BMS1 homolog isoform X3 translates to MQEVIGVLTYLDELKYAARKKWIMEDFRANIHEGANIFCLSFLHGMYQKDEIDDLANFLSVMEFHTLSRRAAHPYFLVDHFEDVTSPADVDMDIKCKRDIILFCYIRGCDIKKGTKVHIAGVGDYPLADITLPADPIPLQPVDGNDKQMQINIEEPHLEIESFRRGTYLRFGVLGVPFEMVTNYNPCQPILVGSISRAEDNVGHMQVRLMQHSWHMNMLKTKDPIIVSVGWRRYQTTPIYYQVSYRRHKMLEFTPVGEPCLATFWGPLAPPGARVVAVRSLADNKLRESSGLELHA, encoded by the exons ATGCAAGAGGTTATTGGGGTGCTTACATATCTTGATGAGCTAAAATATGCAGCACGTAAGAAGTGGATCATGGAAGATTTCAGGGCTAATATACACGAAGGAGCTAATATATTCTGCTTGTCTTTTCTTCACGGAAT GTATCAAAAGGATGAAATTGACGATTTGGCAAACTTCTTATCGGTTATGGAATTTCATACTTTGTCGCGGCGAGCTGCACACCCTTATTTCCTGGTAGATCATTTTGAGGATGTCACTTCTCCAGCAGATGTGGATATGGATATAAAATGCAAGAGAGATATAATTTTGTTCTGTTATATCCGAGGTTGTGATATCAAGAAAGGAACTAAG GTGCATATTGCTGGTGTTGGTGATTACCCTTTAGCTGATATTACACTCCCAGCTGACCCTATCCCTTTACAGCCTGTTGACGGCAATGATAAGCAG ATGCAAATTAATATAGAAGAACCACACTTGGAGATTGAAAGTTTCAGAAGAGGGACTTACCTAAGGTTTGGGGTTCTTGGCGTCCCTTTTGAGATGGTTACCAATTACAATCCCTGTCAGCCTATTCTCGTTGGAAGTATCAGTCGTGCAGAAGATAATGTGGGACATATGCAG GTGAGGCTTATGCAGCACAGTTGGCATATGAATATGTTGAAGACAAAAGATCCTATCATTGTTTCAGTTGGTTGGAGAAGGTACCAGACAACACCTATCTATTACCAAGTCTCTTATAGACGGCACAAAATGCTCGAATTCACCCCTGTTGGTGAACCCTGCCTTGCAACCTTTTGGGGCCCTCTCGCGCCTCCCGGTGCTAGAGTTGTTGCTGTACGTAGTTTGGCTGACAATAAG TTGAGAGAATCAAGCGGATTGGAACTCCATGCTTGA
- the LOC113318413 gene encoding ribosome biogenesis protein BMS1 homolog isoform X1 translates to MQEVIGVLTYLDELKYAARKKWIMEDFRANIHEGANIFCLSFLHGMYQKDEIDDLANFLSVMEFHTLSRRAAHPYFLVDHFEDVTSPADVDMDIKCKRDIILFCYIRGCDIKKGTKVHIAGVGDYPLADITLPADPIPLQPVDGNDKQMQINIEEPHLEIESFRRGTYLRFGVLGVPFEMVTNYNPCQPILVGSISRAEDNVGHMQVRLMQHSWHMNMLKTKDPIIVSVGWRRYQTTPIYYQVSYRRHKMLEFTPVGEPCLATFWGPLAPPGARVVAVRSLADNKIVERIKRIGTPCLILNETALIKDMFTSDDEVNRFRDVKINTAHGIRGKINEAAAKSELPIRL, encoded by the exons ATGCAAGAGGTTATTGGGGTGCTTACATATCTTGATGAGCTAAAATATGCAGCACGTAAGAAGTGGATCATGGAAGATTTCAGGGCTAATATACACGAAGGAGCTAATATATTCTGCTTGTCTTTTCTTCACGGAAT GTATCAAAAGGATGAAATTGACGATTTGGCAAACTTCTTATCGGTTATGGAATTTCATACTTTGTCGCGGCGAGCTGCACACCCTTATTTCCTGGTAGATCATTTTGAGGATGTCACTTCTCCAGCAGATGTGGATATGGATATAAAATGCAAGAGAGATATAATTTTGTTCTGTTATATCCGAGGTTGTGATATCAAGAAAGGAACTAAG GTGCATATTGCTGGTGTTGGTGATTACCCTTTAGCTGATATTACACTCCCAGCTGACCCTATCCCTTTACAGCCTGTTGACGGCAATGATAAGCAG ATGCAAATTAATATAGAAGAACCACACTTGGAGATTGAAAGTTTCAGAAGAGGGACTTACCTAAGGTTTGGGGTTCTTGGCGTCCCTTTTGAGATGGTTACCAATTACAATCCCTGTCAGCCTATTCTCGTTGGAAGTATCAGTCGTGCAGAAGATAATGTGGGACATATGCAG GTGAGGCTTATGCAGCACAGTTGGCATATGAATATGTTGAAGACAAAAGATCCTATCATTGTTTCAGTTGGTTGGAGAAGGTACCAGACAACACCTATCTATTACCAAGTCTCTTATAGACGGCACAAAATGCTCGAATTCACCCCTGTTGGTGAACCCTGCCTTGCAACCTTTTGGGGCCCTCTCGCGCCTCCCGGTGCTAGAGTTGTTGCTGTACGTAGTTTGGCTGACAATAAG ATAGTTGAGAGAATCAAGCGGATTGGAACTCCATGCTTGATTTTGAACGAGACTGCTCTTATCAAGGACATGTTTACATCAGATGATGAAGTCAATCGGTTTAGAGATGTCAAAATTAATACTGCGCATGGAATTCGGGGGAAGATTAATGAG GCTGCAGCGAAATCAGAGCTCCCTATTAGATTGTGA
- the LOC113318413 gene encoding ribosome biogenesis protein BMS1 homolog isoform X4 — MQEVIGVLTYLDELKYAARKKWIMEDFRANIHEGANIFCLSFLHGMYQKDEIDDLANFLSVMEFHTLSRRAAHPYFLVDHFEDVTSPADVDMDIKCKRDIILFCYIRGCDIKKGTKVHIAGVGDYPLADITLPADPIPLQPVDGNDKQMQINIEEPHLEIESFRRGTYLRFGVLGVPFEMVTNYNPCQPILVGSISRAEDNVGHMQVRLMQHSWHMNMLKTKDPIIVSVGWRRYQTTPIYYQVSYRRHKMLEFTPVGEPCLATFWGPLAPPGARVVAVRSLADNKQQLMYSNLTTL, encoded by the exons ATGCAAGAGGTTATTGGGGTGCTTACATATCTTGATGAGCTAAAATATGCAGCACGTAAGAAGTGGATCATGGAAGATTTCAGGGCTAATATACACGAAGGAGCTAATATATTCTGCTTGTCTTTTCTTCACGGAAT GTATCAAAAGGATGAAATTGACGATTTGGCAAACTTCTTATCGGTTATGGAATTTCATACTTTGTCGCGGCGAGCTGCACACCCTTATTTCCTGGTAGATCATTTTGAGGATGTCACTTCTCCAGCAGATGTGGATATGGATATAAAATGCAAGAGAGATATAATTTTGTTCTGTTATATCCGAGGTTGTGATATCAAGAAAGGAACTAAG GTGCATATTGCTGGTGTTGGTGATTACCCTTTAGCTGATATTACACTCCCAGCTGACCCTATCCCTTTACAGCCTGTTGACGGCAATGATAAGCAG ATGCAAATTAATATAGAAGAACCACACTTGGAGATTGAAAGTTTCAGAAGAGGGACTTACCTAAGGTTTGGGGTTCTTGGCGTCCCTTTTGAGATGGTTACCAATTACAATCCCTGTCAGCCTATTCTCGTTGGAAGTATCAGTCGTGCAGAAGATAATGTGGGACATATGCAG GTGAGGCTTATGCAGCACAGTTGGCATATGAATATGTTGAAGACAAAAGATCCTATCATTGTTTCAGTTGGTTGGAGAAGGTACCAGACAACACCTATCTATTACCAAGTCTCTTATAGACGGCACAAAATGCTCGAATTCACCCCTGTTGGTGAACCCTGCCTTGCAACCTTTTGGGGCCCTCTCGCGCCTCCCGGTGCTAGAGTTGTTGCTGTACGTAGTTTGGCTGACAATAAG CAACAGCTGATGTACTCAAATTTAACCACACTGTGA